A stretch of the Pirellulales bacterium genome encodes the following:
- the acpS gene encoding holo-ACP synthase translates to MSENENLPQNILGIGTDIVECLRIAQMIERHGELFINRVYTPLEIRYCQSRKASTQHYAGRWAAKEAILKAIGTGWRKGITWRDVEVRNDPGGRPVVGMRGGARDAVEHLGIRKIMVSISHCRSHATAYAIALGPEQNGKRRD, encoded by the coding sequence GTGAGCGAAAACGAGAATCTGCCACAGAACATCCTCGGCATCGGCACCGATATCGTCGAATGCCTACGTATTGCGCAAATGATCGAGCGACATGGTGAACTGTTCATCAATCGGGTCTATACGCCGCTCGAAATCCGCTACTGCCAAAGCCGCAAAGCCTCGACGCAACATTATGCCGGGCGGTGGGCGGCCAAAGAGGCAATTCTCAAGGCGATTGGCACGGGCTGGCGAAAAGGGATCACCTGGCGCGACGTCGAGGTACGCAACGATCCGGGCGGACGCCCCGTGGTGGGTATGCGCGGGGGAGCACGTGACGCGGTCGAGCACCTGGGCATCCGCAAGATCATGGTCTCGATTTCGCATTGCCGCAGCCATGCCACGGCCTACGCCATCGCATTGGGGCCGGAACAGAACGGCAAGCGCCGCGATTGA